The genome window CCAGCTACGCTCGAAGAAGCGGCCGGCGATCTGGGCCATGCGCGGGTCGAAGTCGTGATAGGCGCTGAGCACCGTCTCGCGCGCCTCGGCCCAGCCGATGCGCGCCTGCGGCGTCTCGGGCAGGGGGGCGTTGCGGTCCCAGTGGTTCAGCTTCTCCATGCCGAGCCATTTCGCCTTCATGGCGTAATAGCGGTGCGACAGGCGCGGGCAGGCGGCCTTGACGGCGGCGGCCAGCGCATCGACCACCTCGCGCTCGACCCGGTTCGCCAGATGGCGCGAATCGGCGATGTCGGAGAAGCCGCGCCAGCGGTCGGATATCTCCTTGTCCTTTGCCAGCGTGTTGGTGATGAGGGCGAAGGTGCGCAGGTTCTCGCGGAAGGTCTTGGCCAGCGCCTCGGCCGCGCGCCGGCGCACCGCGCCGTCCGCGTCCTGAAGGCCGTTGAGCGTCGGCTCCAGTGCGAGGCTCTCGCCGCCGACGTCGAAGCGCAGCCCCGTCATCGTCTCGTCGAACAGCCGGTTCCACGCCGCGCGGCCGGTCACCGACTTCTCGTGGAAAAGCTGCTCGACCCGGTCCTCGAGCTGGTAGGGCTTGTCCTGCCTCAGATCCACCACCCACGGCCGGTAGCGGCCGAAGACCGGGTCGGCGTCGAGCGCGTCGTCGATCAGCGCGTCGTCGATCCGGTTCATCTCCAGCGTGAAGAACAGGAGATGGGCGCTGGCGTCGGTCAGCTTCTGCTGGACGTCGCCGTAGAACTTGGCGTGGACCGGGTTCGAGGTGTCGCCGGCATAGAGCAGGCCCGCATAGGAACCGATCCTGCCCATCAGCTCCTCGATCTTCTCGTAGTCGCGCAGGGCGCGGCCGAGATCGCCCGAGGCGGGGTTGCGCGCCGCCGCCTCCAGCCGACCCTTCCATTCGCTCTCGAAGCTGATGGCGTCGGCGGCGACCCGGTCGAGGTCGCGCGCAAGCTCCGGCGCGTCCATGCCCTCGTAGAGGTCGGCGAGGTTCCATTCCGGCAGCTCGGCCTGCTTGTCCTCCCGTGCGGCCGTACCTTGCGCCGGGGCGTGCACGGGCATCGGGGTGAAAGCCAGATCGTCGGCAGGAAGCATGTCTCTCGTCTCTCGTTTCATTCGATCTTTAAGCAAGACCGAAAGTTCTCGTTTACCGGCTTTGTTGAGCGGCCGTTTAGCCGTGTGTGCCATGTTGAACCAGACCCGCCGGCAACCTTAACGGGATTTTGCGAAACTTCCATGCCATGCCACGTCCTTGTCGTCGATGACGATCCCGTCCAGCGCCGTCTCGCCGAAGCCGCAATCTCCAAAGGAGGTTACCGGACGGTGTGCGCCGAGGGCGGCGAGGCCGCGCTCGGCGTTCTGGAAGGCCCCGAGGGTGGCGGGATTTCCGCGCTCGTCCTCGACCTGATGATGCCGGAGGTCGACGGCCTTCAGGTGCTGTCGCGCCTGCGGGCCCGCGGCATAGACATTCCCGTCATCGTCCAGACCGCGCGCGGCAGCATCGACGCCGCCGTGCAGGCGATGCGCGCCGGCGCGTTCGACTTCGTCGTCAAGCCGGCCGCGCCCGAGCGGCTTCTCGCCGCGCTCGCCAACGCGCTGAAATATGCGGAGCTGAAGACCGGCGCGACGACAGGCGCGGCGCGGCGCGGCCGTGTGCCCACGCGCGGCTTCGATGGCGTCGTCACCGGCAGCCCGGCGATGGAGCGCGTCCTGACGTTGGCGCGCAAGGCCGCGTCCTCGACCATCCCGATCATGATCGAGGGCGAATCGGGCGTCGGCAAGGAGGTGATCGCGCGCGCCATCCAGGGCATGGGCGCGCGCGCCGACAAGCCGTTCGTCACCGTCAATTGCGGCGCGATCCCGGAAAACCTCGTCGAGAGCATCCTGTTCGGCCACGAGAAGGGCTCGTTCACCGGGGCGAGCGAGAAGCATGTCGGCAAGTTCGTCGAGGCCGACGGCGGGACGCTGTTCCTCGACGAGATCGGCGACCTGCCGCTCGACGTGCAGGTCAAGCTGCTGCGCGCGGTGCAGGACGGCGAGGTCGACCCAGTTGGCGCGCGCGCCACGGTCAAGGTCGACATCAGGCTGATCTCGGCGACGCATCGCGACCTGATGCGGCAGGTCGGGGAGGGGCGGTTCCGCGAGGATCTCTATTATCGCCTCAACGTCTTTCCGATCCACGTCCCGCCGCTGCGCGAGCGGCGCGAGGACATCGCCCGGCTGGTGCGGCATTTCATCGCGCGGGCGGGCTCGGCTGCCGCCGGCACCCGCGTCCGGGACGTGTCGGCGCGCGCGCTCGCCATGCTCGAGGCCTATGACTGGCCGGGCAACATCCGCCAGCTCGAGAACGCGATCTTTCGCGCTGTGGTCCTCGCCGAGGGCGACGTGCTGACCGAGGACGAGTTCCCTCAGATCGGCGGGCAGACGCGACGCGTCGGCCCCGACGCGCGGGAGGAGCCGGCGGCCTTCGCCGGCGGCGGACGGCATGAAAATGCCGTTCCAATGCCGCATTTCGCGCTTCCCGACGAGCCGGAGGGCGTCCTGCGGGCGCTCGACGAGCGCGGCGACGTGCGCGCGCTCGCCGATGTCGAGGGCGAGATGATTCGCCTCGCCATCGACCATTACAACGGCCAGATGAGCGAAGTTGCCCGGCGTCTCGGCATCGGCCGCTCGACGCTTTACCGCAAGCTCAAGGAAATGGGCATCGATCCGGAGCGCCAGCGTGGGGAAAGGTTGGCATTCTAGCCTTTCCTTAAGCCGGCGCGCCTGTCCTTGTCCTTTCGTTTACCCTATAGTCCCGCTTCGCAGGCGCGTCATGATCTTGCCACGGTCGGGACGCATTCCTAGGTCTATAAGCAGGGATTAACCATTGGGGACGATATTCGGGCTTTCCTGAAGCCCGGGCTTTTGTTCCGGGGACAACCAACGCAGCCGCAGGGCCAGCCTACGAGGCGACGGGTTTTGAGCATTCTTGCACGATCGGAAACGGGACGGCGGTTCGAGGGGATCATCCAGCGCAAATGGCTGGGAGCATTCCTCGCAGCCGTGGTGGCAACCCTTGCATTCGCGGCGCCTGCCAGCGCCGAGACACGCAGTCTCAAGCTCTATTTCATCCACACCAAGGAGCGGGCGGAGATCGTCTACAAGCGCAACGGGCGCTACGATCAGGCCGGCCTGAAGCAGATCAACCGCTTCCTGCGCGACTGGCGCAAGAACGAGCCGGCCAACATGGATCCGCGCCTGCTCGACCTCGTGTGGGAGGTCTATCGCTCCGTCGGCGCGCGCGACCACATCCACGTCGTCTCGGCGTACCGGTCGCCGGCGACCAACGCCATGCTGCGCAACCGCTCGTCCGGCGTCGCCCAGAAGAGCCAGCACATGCTCGGCAAGGCGATGGATTTCTACATTCCCGGCGTGCCGCTGTCGAAGCTGCGCGCGGCGGCCTTCAAGGTCGAGGGCGGCGGCGTCGGCTACTATCCAAAGTCCGGCGCGCCCTTCGTCCATCTCGACGTCGGCAACGTCCGCTCGTGGCCGCGCATGAGTCGCAGCGAGCTGATGGCGCTGTTCCCGAACGGCAAGACCATGCACCTGCCGGCCGATGGCAAGCCGCTGCCGGGCTACAACCAGGCGCTCGCCGCCTACCAGGCGCGCAAGAAGTCGGGCGGCGCGGTGCATATCGCCAGCGCCCAGCCGCGCGCCGAGGAAGTCGAGCGCGCCTCCCGCAAGGGCGGCGGCCTGCTTGCCGCGCTGTTCCGCGGCGGTGCCGACGAGGACGAGGACAATTCGGAAGCGATGATGCGCCCGGCGGCGCCGGCTGCGGTCGCGGCCGCTCCCGCCCCGGCCCAGCCCGCGCCGGCAACGCGCCGCCAGGAGCCGTCCGAGACCATCGTCGCGGCGCTGCCCGAGCGCAATGCGCCGCTGCCCGGCGTCGCGCCGCGCCCGCTGATCGATGTCGGTGCGCCGGCACGGGCGGCGCTGGTGCCCGGCCTGCCGACGCCTGCCGCGGACGTGCCCGCGCCGGCCGCCGAAGAGGCGTTCGCTGTCGCCTCCGTGCCGCTGCCGACCCGCCGGCCCGACTACACGCCCGAACTGCGCACCGCTGCGGCCGAGCCGGAAGCGGGCGCGAATTTCCCGGTCGCCGCCATCGCCCGCGAGCAGACGCGCGGCGGCGGC of Aquamicrobium sp. contains these proteins:
- a CDS encoding M3 family oligoendopeptidase, whose translation is MPVHAPAQGTAAREDKQAELPEWNLADLYEGMDAPELARDLDRVAADAISFESEWKGRLEAAARNPASGDLGRALRDYEKIEELMGRIGSYAGLLYAGDTSNPVHAKFYGDVQQKLTDASAHLLFFTLEMNRIDDALIDDALDADPVFGRYRPWVVDLRQDKPYQLEDRVEQLFHEKSVTGRAAWNRLFDETMTGLRFDVGGESLALEPTLNGLQDADGAVRRRAAEALAKTFRENLRTFALITNTLAKDKEISDRWRGFSDIADSRHLANRVEREVVDALAAAVKAACPRLSHRYYAMKAKWLGMEKLNHWDRNAPLPETPQARIGWAEARETVLSAYHDFDPRMAQIAGRFFERSWIDAPVRPGKSPGAFAHPTVPSVHPYVLLNYQGKPRDVMTLAHELGHGVHQVLAGPQGALMASTPLTLAETASVFGEMLTFRSLLDRTADRRERKAMLAQKVEDMINTVVRQIAFYEFERKLHTERRQGELTAERIGELWLSVQGDSLGPAIALREGYETFWTYIPHFIHSPFYVYAYAFGDCLVNSLYAVYQQAESGFQDRYFAMLEAGGTKHHSELLAPFGLDASDPEFWGKGLKVIESLIDELEAMEA
- a CDS encoding sigma-54-dependent transcriptional regulator, with translation MPCHVLVVDDDPVQRRLAEAAISKGGYRTVCAEGGEAALGVLEGPEGGGISALVLDLMMPEVDGLQVLSRLRARGIDIPVIVQTARGSIDAAVQAMRAGAFDFVVKPAAPERLLAALANALKYAELKTGATTGAARRGRVPTRGFDGVVTGSPAMERVLTLARKAASSTIPIMIEGESGVGKEVIARAIQGMGARADKPFVTVNCGAIPENLVESILFGHEKGSFTGASEKHVGKFVEADGGTLFLDEIGDLPLDVQVKLLRAVQDGEVDPVGARATVKVDIRLISATHRDLMRQVGEGRFREDLYYRLNVFPIHVPPLRERREDIARLVRHFIARAGSAAAGTRVRDVSARALAMLEAYDWPGNIRQLENAIFRAVVLAEGDVLTEDEFPQIGGQTRRVGPDAREEPAAFAGGGRHENAVPMPHFALPDEPEGVLRALDERGDVRALADVEGEMIRLAIDHYNGQMSEVARRLGIGRSTLYRKLKEMGIDPERQRGERLAF
- a CDS encoding DUF882 domain-containing protein; the encoded protein is MSILARSETGRRFEGIIQRKWLGAFLAAVVATLAFAAPASAETRSLKLYFIHTKERAEIVYKRNGRYDQAGLKQINRFLRDWRKNEPANMDPRLLDLVWEVYRSVGARDHIHVVSAYRSPATNAMLRNRSSGVAQKSQHMLGKAMDFYIPGVPLSKLRAAAFKVEGGGVGYYPKSGAPFVHLDVGNVRSWPRMSRSELMALFPNGKTMHLPADGKPLPGYNQALAAYQARKKSGGAVHIASAQPRAEEVERASRKGGGLLAALFRGGADEDEDNSEAMMRPAAPAAVAAAPAPAQPAPATRRQEPSETIVAALPERNAPLPGVAPRPLIDVGAPARAALVPGLPTPAADVPAPAAEEAFAVASVPLPTRRPDYTPELRTAAAEPEAGANFPVAAIAREQTRGGGSDAIAEMLAASGAQARADVVINPPVPTLRPRLGTAEAPAQAQVASDVASDSVPAGEEAPVAGQVFALAALPDTNLAPAARPELVEVPVPVRLRQERGAAADGASPRVAVLGRPAGTDAAEALHSGVRTTTKSARPQAGQVARSEPKPVVVPVEQDVARFAFMRDVSVTTAGGTANPATAHAIVRSAPQAVYTQGFSQGVPAPDPARFSGKAVTFLSVAKFATN